In a single window of the Candidatus Zixiibacteriota bacterium genome:
- a CDS encoding FeoA family protein: MSLDQLKPGQSGRITEVAGSGAVRRRLLDLGFRKGEVVKFIKMAPLRDPLQVSLGNGHITIRRSEASLVQVEVLLGASSE, from the coding sequence ATGAGTCTTGACCAATTAAAACCGGGACAAAGCGGGCGGATAACGGAAGTTGCCGGAAGTGGCGCGGTGCGCCGAAGGCTGCTTGACCTGGGATTCCGCAAAGGAGAGGTCGTCAAGTTTATCAAGATGGCGCCTCTTCGCGACCCGCTACAGGTATCGCTCGGAAACGGGCATATTACTATCCGACGGAGCGAAGCCTCCCTGGTTCAGGTCGAAGTTTTATTGGGCGCCTCAAGTGAATGA